The following coding sequences lie in one Hyalangium ruber genomic window:
- a CDS encoding B12-binding domain-containing radical SAM protein, with translation MRIAVIATYTHPTRRRVKEPSIMQSAVPELIAGLCPPHAEVEIFNEKEADIPLDRHWDLVFFSYLHSYYEHTKVLSTLFRQRGMVTVAGGRHASHFPDDVEQYFDAVITSEPEPNVPALIQDFEKGELKKRYSLPSLGAAAIQPYRYDLIDFTKNRVRLAGIEASRGCPFTCNFCVLTGHERYRFRPIPQVIEEIQTKMTWNKNFMGAMDNVFIFLDNNLGGSPKYLRELCTALLPLKKIWGCALTFNILKDESLVRLMAEAGCRYIYTGLESLNPDSIKAMNKGQNKLSEVNAVIRRTFSHGIVLSFGLIVGSDGDTNEYLHRLPEYLADLSYFSITFLGIVCPYPETPFFRELQAEGRLLPGTISRDYDGYTLCHRPKNLHPSEVVEHFTRLCDTLGTLPNIARHYWSKLMMSNMPRYKSALIFSGPEILSIRNPVQNKARRYIAGMDSMEEWDTQQQAALGLQPQRIS, from the coding sequence ATGCGCATCGCGGTCATCGCCACCTATACGCACCCCACCCGGCGGCGGGTCAAAGAGCCATCCATCATGCAGTCGGCCGTCCCGGAGCTCATCGCCGGGCTGTGCCCCCCGCACGCCGAGGTCGAGATCTTCAACGAGAAGGAAGCGGACATCCCGCTCGACCGGCATTGGGACCTGGTCTTCTTCTCGTACCTGCACTCGTACTACGAGCACACCAAGGTGCTCTCCACGCTGTTCCGCCAGCGCGGCATGGTCACCGTGGCCGGCGGCCGGCACGCCAGCCACTTCCCCGACGATGTGGAGCAGTACTTCGACGCTGTCATCACCAGCGAGCCCGAGCCCAACGTGCCCGCGCTCATCCAGGACTTCGAGAAGGGCGAGCTGAAGAAGCGCTACAGCCTGCCCTCGCTGGGCGCGGCCGCCATCCAGCCCTACCGGTACGATCTCATCGACTTCACGAAGAACCGGGTGCGGCTGGCGGGCATCGAGGCCTCGCGCGGCTGCCCCTTCACCTGCAACTTCTGCGTGCTCACCGGCCACGAGCGCTACCGCTTCCGCCCCATCCCCCAGGTCATCGAGGAGATCCAGACGAAGATGACCTGGAACAAGAACTTCATGGGGGCGATGGACAACGTGTTCATCTTCCTGGACAACAACCTGGGCGGCTCGCCCAAGTACCTGCGCGAGCTCTGCACGGCCCTGCTGCCGCTGAAGAAGATCTGGGGCTGTGCGCTCACCTTCAACATCCTCAAGGACGAGTCGCTGGTCCGGCTGATGGCCGAGGCCGGCTGCCGCTACATCTATACCGGCCTGGAGTCGCTCAACCCCGACTCCATCAAGGCCATGAACAAGGGCCAGAACAAGCTGTCCGAGGTCAACGCCGTCATCCGGCGCACCTTCTCGCACGGCATCGTCCTGTCCTTCGGCCTCATCGTGGGCTCGGACGGAGACACCAACGAGTACCTGCACCGGCTGCCGGAGTACCTGGCGGACCTGAGCTACTTCTCCATCACCTTCCTGGGCATCGTCTGCCCCTATCCGGAGACGCCCTTCTTCCGCGAGCTACAGGCCGAGGGCCGCCTGCTGCCGGGCACCATCAGCCGCGACTACGACGGCTACACCCTGTGCCACCGCCCGAAGAACCTGCACCCGTCCGAGGTGGTGGAGCACTTCACCCGGCTGTGCGACACGCTGGGCACCCTGCCCAACATCGCGCGGCACTACTGGTCCAAGCTGATGATGAGCAACATGCCGCGCTACAAGAGCGCGCTGATCTTCTCCGGGCCGGAGATCCTCAGCATCCGCAACCCCGTGCAGAACAAGGCGCGGCGCTACATCGCCGGGATGGATTCCATGGAGGAGTGGGACACCCAGCAGCAGGCCGCGCTCGGCCTACAGCCGCAGCGCATCAGCTGA